In one window of Candidatus Fonsibacter ubiquis DNA:
- a CDS encoding cryptochrome/photolyase family protein — MPCSLVWLKDDLRVSNNQALSALIEDQNTKKNAIYIYENDFYNYSEAQRWWLAKSLEIFKEKLKNLKISLDVIHEKTPKIFKKLIEDKFFNRVYWNKSCHINENKVEEDIKKILNNNNIFFKEFDANLLNPIQKIKKDDGTPFKVFTHYWKKAEQIYLKDNYEDNYKHNYKILKNSYQNLSKDKNILAIYPKKNWHKKFEKYWVPSEENAEKILNNFIKNSIEKYAVNRDIPSVNGTSKLSPYLKFGQISVQHIMRKLLEIKNKKIGYRKYINEIGWREFSHSLLYNFPEMEKCNLRKEFNNFKWNKDEKLFSKWKKGLTGYPIVDAGMRELYETGWMHNRVRMITASFLVKHLRIHWLEGEKYFRNTLLDFNTANNVSGWQWVAGTGADAAPYFRIFNPILQGEKFDKKGEYVKKWCPELINIPDDYLHKPWEMPDALQNEKNIIIGKTYPFPIVDHQQARNSALKAFQDLKK; from the coding sequence ATGCCATGTTCTTTAGTTTGGTTAAAAGATGATCTTAGAGTATCAAATAATCAAGCATTATCGGCCCTAATTGAAGATCAAAACACTAAAAAAAATGCAATTTATATATATGAAAATGATTTTTATAATTATTCAGAAGCGCAACGTTGGTGGCTTGCCAAATCTTTAGAAATATTCAAAGAAAAATTAAAAAATTTAAAAATTTCTCTTGACGTAATTCATGAAAAAACGCCAAAAATATTTAAAAAACTAATTGAAGATAAATTTTTTAATCGAGTTTACTGGAATAAATCCTGTCATATAAACGAGAATAAAGTTGAAGAGGACATAAAAAAAATTTTAAATAATAACAATATTTTTTTCAAAGAATTCGACGCTAATTTACTTAACCCTATTCAAAAAATTAAGAAAGATGATGGAACACCGTTTAAAGTATTCACTCATTATTGGAAAAAAGCTGAGCAAATCTATTTAAAGGATAATTACGAAGATAATTATAAACATAATTATAAAATACTTAAAAATTCATATCAAAATTTATCAAAAGACAAAAATATTCTAGCCATATATCCCAAAAAAAATTGGCACAAAAAATTTGAAAAATATTGGGTACCCAGTGAAGAAAATGCGGAAAAAATATTAAACAATTTTATTAAAAATAGTATTGAAAAATATGCAGTTAATAGAGATATACCTTCAGTTAATGGTACATCAAAATTGTCTCCCTACTTAAAATTTGGACAAATTTCAGTACAACATATAATGCGAAAACTACTAGAAATTAAAAATAAGAAAATTGGATACAGAAAATATATTAATGAAATAGGTTGGCGTGAATTTAGTCACTCACTTCTTTATAATTTTCCTGAAATGGAAAAATGTAACCTTAGAAAAGAATTTAACAACTTTAAATGGAATAAAGATGAAAAACTATTTTCAAAATGGAAAAAAGGACTTACAGGCTACCCTATTGTAGATGCAGGTATGCGCGAGCTTTATGAAACTGGATGGATGCACAATAGAGTAAGAATGATAACAGCATCATTTTTAGTAAAGCATTTGAGAATTCATTGGTTGGAGGGCGAAAAATATTTTAGGAACACCTTACTCGATTTTAATACAGCAAATAATGTTTCTGGTTGGCAATGGGTTGCGGGCACTGGTGCGGATGCAGCTCCTTATTTTAGAATCTTTAATCCTATTTTGCAGGGCGAAAAATTTGATAAAAAAGGAGAATACGTAAAAAAATGGTGCCCGGAATTAATAAATATACCAGATGATTATTTACATAAGCCATGGGAGATGCCCGATGCATTACAAAATGAAAAAAATATTATCATTGGAAAGACATATCCATTTCCAATTGTAGATCATCAACAAGCAAGGAATTCAGCTTTAAAAGCTTTTCAAGATCTTAAAAAGTGA
- a CDS encoding NAD(P)/FAD-dependent oxidoreductase — MKKKIAIIGSGISGLTAALELQKKYEVHVYEKNSYLGGHTHTHEIFEGKKKFLIDSGFIVFNNKTYPNFIEMIKKLKVNEQNTNMSFSVNYPDENFEWSGKDINSLIFKNKNFFSIKFYKIIIGIIKFNILAKKNNQLFNELTIDKFLKRYNFSSEFIKYYLYPMCSSIWSNPINKIKHYKTHFLIKFFINHGLVNIFFRPQWKVIKNGSNQYVKRIIKNFKIKFLLNHNVNSIKINKNKIFIKSNRKTLNYDFIIFSNHTDEIKKILPKGFKKQKKILSLVNYQKNEACIHTDNSLMPKNKFNWSSWNFINSNDNIPRLTYWMNYLQNLKSKKDYFVSINSSTLINQKKIIKKIKYSHPVFKYNKEFIFKKLQEIQGVNNIFYCGAWCGYGFHEDGVVSAKNVAKYLI; from the coding sequence GTGAAAAAAAAAATTGCAATCATAGGAAGTGGAATATCTGGTTTAACTGCTGCACTAGAATTACAAAAAAAATATGAAGTACACGTCTATGAAAAAAATTCATATCTTGGAGGACATACTCATACTCATGAAATTTTCGAAGGAAAAAAAAAATTTTTAATTGATAGTGGTTTCATTGTTTTTAATAACAAAACTTATCCCAACTTTATTGAAATGATTAAAAAATTAAAAGTAAATGAACAAAATACAAATATGAGTTTTTCAGTAAATTATCCCGACGAAAATTTTGAATGGTCAGGAAAAGATATTAATAGTTTAATTTTTAAAAATAAGAATTTTTTTTCAATTAAATTTTATAAAATAATAATAGGAATTATAAAATTTAATATATTAGCAAAAAAAAACAACCAACTATTCAATGAATTGACCATAGATAAATTTCTTAAGAGATATAATTTTAGTAGTGAATTCATAAAATATTATTTATATCCAATGTGCTCATCAATATGGTCTAATCCAATTAATAAAATAAAACATTATAAAACGCATTTTTTAATAAAATTTTTTATTAATCACGGTCTTGTAAATATTTTTTTTCGGCCTCAGTGGAAGGTAATAAAAAATGGAAGTAATCAATACGTAAAAAGAATTATAAAAAATTTTAAAATTAAATTTTTATTAAATCATAATGTGAATTCAATAAAAATTAATAAAAATAAGATTTTTATAAAAAGTAATCGAAAAACGTTAAATTATGATTTTATAATTTTTTCTAATCATACTGATGAAATTAAAAAAATATTGCCAAAAGGTTTTAAAAAACAAAAAAAAATTTTATCTTTGGTTAACTATCAAAAGAACGAAGCCTGTATTCATACGGATAATAGCCTAATGCCAAAGAATAAATTTAATTGGTCAAGTTGGAATTTCATAAATTCAAATGACAATATTCCAAGACTTACCTATTGGATGAACTATCTGCAAAATTTAAAAAGTAAAAAAGATTATTTTGTATCAATAAATTCTAGTACATTGATAAATCAAAAAAAAATAATAAAAAAAATTAAATATAGTCATCCGGTTTTTAAATATAATAAAGAATTTATTTTTAAAAAATTACAAGAAATACAGGGAGTAAATAATATTTTTTATTGTGGAGCTTGGTGCGGCTATGGTTTTCATGAAGACGGAGTTGTATCAGCGAAAAATGTTGCAAAATATTTAATTTAA
- a CDS encoding DUF1365 domain-containing protein → MDSTLHPGVVFHQRINAINYNFKYRTLSVLINLDELEVINKLPFFSVNSSNLFSFHFKDHGKRIESSNPKDFIKEKISSKFKDNKKYSIYLYCTPRFLGYVFNPISVYLCKNSKNQIKYICYEVKNTHHEQHSYFLKINKKYENKIYSKLNKKFYVSPFLQMRLKYKFALANNKNNFSLNVDVYKKNQLILKTGINSKSKALTNISLIYELLKNLFFSQKIMILIHYQAIKIFKKQKFFFSKPEKKHDTISFYG, encoded by the coding sequence ATGGACAGTACTCTTCATCCAGGTGTAGTTTTTCATCAAAGAATAAATGCAATTAATTATAATTTTAAATATAGAACCCTTTCTGTATTAATTAACTTGGATGAATTAGAGGTTATTAATAAATTACCTTTTTTTTCAGTTAATTCATCAAATCTCTTTAGCTTTCATTTTAAAGATCATGGAAAGAGAATTGAAAGTAGTAATCCAAAAGATTTTATTAAAGAAAAAATTTCTAGTAAATTTAAAGATAATAAGAAATATTCGATTTATTTATACTGCACCCCTAGATTTCTTGGTTATGTATTTAACCCTATATCTGTTTACTTATGTAAAAATTCAAAAAATCAAATTAAATATATTTGTTACGAAGTAAAAAATACTCATCATGAGCAACATTCTTATTTTCTAAAAATAAATAAAAAATATGAGAATAAAATCTACTCAAAACTAAATAAAAAATTTTATGTATCGCCGTTTTTACAAATGCGGTTAAAATATAAATTTGCTTTAGCTAATAATAAAAATAATTTTTCACTTAATGTAGACGTTTACAAAAAGAATCAACTGATTCTAAAAACTGGAATTAATTCCAAATCAAAAGCTTTAACAAATATATCATTAATTTATGAACTTCTAAAAAATTTATTTTTTTCACAAAAAATTATGATTTTAATACATTATCAAGCAATAAAAATTTTTAAAAAACAAAAATTTTTTTTTTCTAAACCTGAAAAGAAACATGATACAATATCTTTTTATGGATAG
- a CDS encoding SAM-dependent methyltransferase, which yields MDSLLKKYLNFKFQQIKWGEIRVNFKNTYEKVFKANQGDLASNIVIKDNTFFSDIFLKGELGFAESYISNKWETSNLTNLLKILLKNQQIKKKNWADNYLSLLIEKFKFFLKSNSINQAKKNIYYHYDLGNKFYSFWLDKSMTYSSGIFNNKNDDLFTSQINKYDNIIKNLNIETSDIVLEVGSGWGGFIERNSQTVKSNIEGLTISQQQYNYIENLINQKELSNSSKIFLKDYRKLNLSNTYDKIVSIEMFEAVGKKYWDIYFKILNNALKKNGKACFQVITIDDKEYENYINQVDFIQKYIFPGGVLPSKKILYKLFKDNNFDLYEEKSFGHDYAKTLKLWKESFNRSWEKISKLNFDNKFKNLWNYYLSYCETGFATGHTDVSQFFVKKVA from the coding sequence ATGGATAGTTTATTAAAAAAATATTTAAATTTTAAGTTTCAACAAATTAAATGGGGAGAAATTAGAGTAAATTTTAAAAACACTTATGAAAAAGTTTTTAAAGCAAATCAAGGTGATTTGGCATCCAATATTGTAATCAAGGATAATACTTTTTTTAGTGATATATTCTTAAAAGGTGAACTTGGATTTGCTGAATCATACATTAGTAATAAGTGGGAAACATCTAACTTAACCAATCTTTTAAAAATATTACTTAAAAATCAACAAATAAAGAAAAAAAATTGGGCAGATAATTACTTATCTTTATTGATTGAGAAGTTTAAATTTTTTTTAAAATCTAATTCTATAAACCAAGCAAAGAAAAATATTTATTACCATTACGATCTAGGTAATAAATTTTACTCATTTTGGTTAGATAAATCTATGACCTATTCGTCTGGAATTTTTAACAACAAGAATGATGACCTTTTTACATCTCAAATTAATAAGTACGATAATATAATAAAAAATTTAAATATTGAAACTTCTGATATTGTTTTAGAGGTTGGTTCAGGCTGGGGTGGCTTTATAGAAAGAAATTCTCAAACTGTTAAGTCTAACATCGAAGGGCTGACTATAAGTCAACAACAATATAATTACATTGAAAATTTAATTAATCAAAAAGAATTAAGTAATAGTTCCAAAATTTTTCTTAAAGATTATCGAAAACTTAATTTAAGCAATACTTACGACAAAATAGTTTCAATCGAAATGTTTGAAGCGGTGGGAAAAAAGTATTGGGATATATATTTTAAAATATTAAATAATGCTTTAAAAAAAAATGGCAAAGCATGTTTTCAAGTTATAACCATTGATGATAAAGAATATGAAAATTACATAAATCAAGTTGATTTTATTCAAAAATATATTTTCCCAGGTGGTGTCCTGCCATCAAAAAAAATTTTATATAAACTTTTCAAAGATAATAATTTTGATTTATACGAAGAAAAATCGTTTGGTCACGATTATGCAAAAACATTAAAGCTATGGAAAGAAAGCTTTAATAGGTCTTGGGAAAAAATTTCAAAACTAAATTTTGATAACAAATTTAAAAATTTATGGAATTACTACTTAAGTTATTGTGAAACTGGATTTGCAACTGGTCATACTGACGTTAGCCAATTTTTTGTAAAAAAAGTCGCGTAA
- a CDS encoding DUF6134 family protein, whose product MFRYLIFFINFILFPTIASSHVQHYKNLQRVEFDIYRNNDLVGYHKVNIKKKGDNTKEVITDILIEVKILGIKVHTYKSYGVETYKGNELIEFKSKTQDGSDNDYCNIKKISDGKYSFDGMTENKKYVYELSDKFYPALWWNHESLLNNNYVLGQGCRNLKTQITFLKKETKKINEKNELVNFYNIKGDNLDINIGYTEKDLKWVDMKFTLKGDWEYKLKNLN is encoded by the coding sequence ATGTTTCGTTACTTAATTTTTTTTATAAATTTCATCTTATTTCCTACAATTGCTAGCTCCCATGTCCAGCATTATAAAAATTTACAGCGTGTTGAATTTGATATTTATAGAAATAATGATCTGGTTGGATATCACAAAGTGAATATTAAAAAAAAAGGTGATAATACAAAAGAGGTAATTACAGATATATTAATTGAAGTTAAAATCCTTGGAATAAAGGTTCATACTTATAAATCTTATGGGGTTGAGACTTATAAAGGTAATGAGTTAATAGAATTTAAATCAAAAACACAAGATGGTAGCGATAACGATTATTGTAATATTAAAAAAATTTCAGATGGAAAGTATTCATTTGATGGAATGACAGAAAATAAAAAATACGTTTACGAATTAAGTGATAAATTTTATCCAGCGCTTTGGTGGAATCATGAGTCTTTGTTAAATAATAATTATGTTTTGGGGCAGGGTTGCAGAAATTTAAAAACACAAATAACTTTTTTAAAAAAAGAAACTAAAAAAATTAATGAAAAAAATGAACTAGTAAATTTTTATAATATAAAAGGTGATAATCTTGACATAAATATTGGTTATACTGAAAAAGACCTTAAATGGGTTGATATGAAATTTACACTTAAAGGGGATTGGGAGTATAAATTAAAGAATTTAAATTAA
- a CDS encoding amino acid ABC transporter ATP-binding protein yields the protein MSEKVIEFKNVNKWYGKFHVLKDINLHVNKSEKIIICGPSGSGKSTLIRCINGLEQHQDGNIIVQGNELDKTLKNVEKIRGEVGMVFQQFNLFPHLTILDNCALAPAWVKKIPKKRADEIAMEYLTKVKISEQAKKYPGQLSGGQQQRAAIARALCMEPKIMLFDEPTSALDAEMIKEVLEIMIDLAKAGMTMVVVSHEMGFAKTVADRVIFMDEGKIIEMQKTKDFFEKPQSDRTKLFLSQILR from the coding sequence ATGAGTGAAAAAGTAATTGAATTTAAAAATGTAAATAAGTGGTATGGTAAATTTCACGTTCTTAAAGACATAAATCTTCACGTAAATAAAAGTGAAAAAATAATTATTTGCGGACCTTCTGGATCAGGAAAATCTACATTAATAAGATGTATCAATGGCCTTGAGCAACATCAAGATGGAAATATTATTGTTCAAGGCAATGAGTTAGACAAAACTTTAAAAAATGTTGAAAAAATAAGAGGAGAAGTAGGTATGGTTTTTCAACAATTTAATTTATTTCCTCATTTAACTATTTTAGATAATTGCGCCTTAGCTCCTGCATGGGTAAAAAAAATACCTAAAAAAAGAGCAGATGAAATTGCAATGGAATATTTAACAAAAGTTAAAATTTCAGAACAAGCAAAAAAATATCCAGGACAGTTATCAGGTGGACAACAACAAAGAGCAGCAATAGCTAGAGCTTTATGCATGGAGCCAAAAATTATGTTGTTTGATGAGCCAACTTCAGCACTAGACGCTGAAATGATAAAAGAAGTTCTTGAAATTATGATTGATCTTGCAAAAGCTGGTATGACAATGGTTGTAGTGTCTCATGAGATGGGTTTTGCAAAAACGGTTGCTGATAGAGTAATTTTCATGGACGAAGGAAAAATTATTGAAATGCAAAAAACAAAAGATTTTTTTGAAAAACCGCAAAGTGACAGAACAAAACTTTTTTTAAGCCAAATTCTTCGATAG
- a CDS encoding amino acid ABC transporter permease — protein sequence MENIKIWLKKNLFSNWYYSLITIFILYVLFSTIPTFLDWAFFKATFIGNTKSDCKSGGACWVFIKVWFDKLIYGFYPEKDLWRVNLTFLILIFSVALAFFVKDKFKIYILFFIIFIFPFIGFILIRGGFGLDQVETRVWGGLALTFMLTFFGIIFAFPLGVLLALGRRSELPVFRYFCIAFIEFWRGIPLITVIFAAAIMFPLFIPANANVDKLLRVAIGISIFESAYIAEVVRGGLQSLPKGQYEAAKSLGMGYWKMNFLIILPQAIKTVIPGITNTFIALFKDTPLIILVGLLELLGMVNLAKSNSYWLGFAVEGYVFVGIIFWVFSYLLSRYTQSLEKKYSTEKH from the coding sequence ATGGAAAATATAAAAATTTGGCTTAAAAAAAATTTATTTTCAAATTGGTACTATTCACTAATAACCATTTTTATTTTATATGTTCTTTTTTCAACTATTCCTACTTTTCTTGATTGGGCTTTTTTTAAAGCAACTTTCATAGGTAATACTAAATCTGACTGTAAGTCTGGTGGAGCTTGCTGGGTTTTTATTAAAGTTTGGTTTGATAAACTTATTTATGGTTTTTATCCCGAAAAAGATTTGTGGAGGGTTAATCTAACTTTTTTAATTTTAATTTTTAGTGTTGCTCTTGCTTTCTTTGTTAAAGATAAATTTAAAATTTATATTTTATTTTTTATAATATTTATTTTTCCGTTTATAGGTTTTATTTTAATAAGGGGAGGTTTTGGACTTGATCAAGTAGAGACAAGAGTGTGGGGCGGACTAGCTTTAACGTTTATGCTTACTTTTTTTGGTATAATTTTTGCATTTCCTCTTGGAGTATTACTTGCTTTAGGAAGAAGATCTGAGCTTCCGGTTTTTAGATATTTTTGTATTGCTTTTATTGAATTTTGGAGAGGAATTCCCTTAATTACTGTAATTTTTGCTGCAGCAATTATGTTTCCTTTATTTATCCCTGCAAATGCTAATGTAGATAAGTTATTAAGAGTAGCTATTGGAATAAGTATTTTTGAATCTGCTTATATTGCTGAAGTTGTTAGAGGTGGATTGCAATCATTACCTAAAGGTCAATATGAAGCTGCAAAATCATTAGGCATGGGTTATTGGAAGATGAATTTTTTAATTATTCTACCACAAGCAATAAAAACTGTAATTCCAGGAATTACCAATACATTTATTGCTTTATTTAAGGATACTCCTTTAATTATTTTAGTAGGCCTGCTGGAACTATTAGGAATGGTAAATTTAGCTAAGTCGAATTCTTATTGGTTAGGTTTTGCAGTGGAGGGTTATGTGTTTGTTGGAATTATTTTCTGGGTTTTCTCTTATTTATTAAGTAGATACACTCAAAGTTTAGAAAAAAAATATAGTACGGAAAAACACTAA
- a CDS encoding amino acid ABC transporter permease, which translates to MFLTSQFKTTLKKNLQPLNLLPQVFLILLIIYIVYFFSKNTEINLDSRNLNFGFDFLSNNAGFDIQFSLINYDGSSSYAKSYLVGLLNTLLVAFFGIIFATILGFIVGISRLSTNWMLNKLSLIYVELFRNLPLILQIFFWYFVVIRSLPSTEKSVIILNFLIINLQGFYIPKFIFSNFVFIFYGFILALAVTFFLRYYATKVFYESAKVIPVFKIFLLLVIIFPIIFALLGDVKITIEYPKLVKNFGIFNYLGGVKLVPEFLALLFSLSLYTSAFIAENVRAGILAISKGQKEASKSLGFNNSQTLKLIVIPQALRVIIPPTTNQYLNLTKNSSLAAAIGYPDLTGVFAGTALSQTGKAIEIIFIVMMTYLTISLIISIILNWYNKKIALVER; encoded by the coding sequence ATGTTTTTAACGTCCCAGTTTAAAACAACTTTAAAAAAAAATTTACAGCCACTAAACCTATTACCTCAAGTTTTTTTAATTTTATTAATTATTTATATTGTTTATTTTTTTTCCAAAAATACTGAAATAAATCTAGACTCAAGAAATTTAAATTTTGGATTTGATTTTTTAAGTAATAATGCAGGTTTTGATATTCAGTTTAGTTTGATTAATTACGATGGATCTTCTAGCTATGCAAAATCTTATCTAGTTGGGTTATTAAACACATTATTGGTGGCATTTTTTGGAATAATTTTTGCAACAATTTTAGGCTTTATTGTTGGCATATCCAGATTATCAACAAATTGGATGCTAAATAAATTGTCTTTAATTTACGTTGAGTTATTTAGAAATTTACCGCTTATTCTGCAGATTTTTTTTTGGTATTTCGTTGTTATTAGATCTCTGCCAAGTACTGAAAAAAGCGTAATTATTTTAAATTTTTTAATAATAAATCTTCAAGGTTTTTATATCCCAAAATTTATTTTTAGTAACTTCGTTTTTATATTTTACGGTTTTATTTTAGCCTTAGCTGTCACTTTTTTTTTAAGATACTATGCTACAAAAGTTTTCTATGAAAGCGCTAAAGTAATACCGGTATTTAAAATTTTTTTACTTTTAGTTATTATTTTTCCAATAATATTTGCCTTATTAGGAGACGTAAAAATAACAATTGAGTATCCTAAATTAGTTAAAAATTTTGGAATATTCAATTATTTAGGTGGAGTTAAACTAGTTCCTGAATTTTTAGCTCTATTATTTTCCTTGTCATTATATACATCCGCATTCATAGCAGAAAATGTTAGAGCTGGAATTTTAGCCATTAGTAAAGGTCAAAAGGAGGCATCAAAATCTCTAGGTTTTAATAATTCACAAACTTTAAAATTAATTGTTATACCACAAGCTCTGAGAGTTATTATTCCGCCAACCACTAATCAGTATTTAAATTTAACAAAAAATTCTTCATTAGCTGCTGCTATTGGGTATCCGGACCTTACAGGTGTTTTTGCAGGCACAGCTTTATCTCAAACAGGCAAAGCAATTGAAATAATTTTTATAGTCATGATGACTTATCTGACTATCAGTTTGATAATTTCTATTATTTTAAATTGGTATAATAAAAAAATAGCTTTAGTTGAAAGATAA
- a CDS encoding amino acid ABC transporter substrate-binding protein, whose amino-acid sequence MKKITINSFAILAFVATFIFATFSANANQTRENVVKRGSLNCGVSQGVPGFSNADASGKWTGIDVDVCRAIAAAVLGDATKVKYTPLSAKDRFEVLKAGDIDVLARNTTWTLSRDGGLALEFPATNFYDGQGFMIRKAANINSAKKLNNVKVCVETGTTTELNLRDYFKANKLKYEPVAFTKADEAVAAYDAGRCDVYTTDKSGLAANRTKTKNPADHIILPETISKEPLGPVVRGNDENWANIVRWTLNVMIEAEEYGITQANIDSLKTTEDPAIKRLLGLEGETGKNLSLGNTWSYNIIKQVGNYGESYEANVGPKTPVGLARGLNASWRKGGILYAPPVR is encoded by the coding sequence ATGAAAAAAATTACAATTAATTCATTTGCTATTTTAGCTTTTGTTGCAACTTTTATATTTGCAACTTTTAGCGCTAATGCAAATCAAACTAGAGAAAACGTTGTAAAACGTGGTTCTCTAAATTGCGGTGTATCACAAGGTGTGCCAGGATTTTCTAATGCTGATGCATCAGGAAAATGGACTGGTATAGACGTTGACGTTTGTAGAGCTATCGCAGCCGCTGTTCTTGGAGATGCAACTAAAGTTAAATATACACCTTTAAGTGCAAAAGACAGATTTGAAGTTTTAAAAGCTGGTGATATCGATGTTCTAGCTAGAAATACAACTTGGACATTATCAAGAGATGGTGGACTTGCTTTAGAGTTTCCTGCAACTAATTTTTATGATGGACAAGGTTTCATGATTAGAAAAGCTGCAAACATTAACTCAGCAAAAAAATTAAATAACGTAAAAGTTTGTGTTGAAACTGGCACTACTACAGAACTGAACCTTAGAGATTATTTTAAGGCAAATAAATTAAAGTACGAACCAGTTGCTTTTACAAAAGCTGATGAAGCGGTAGCAGCATATGATGCGGGTCGTTGCGATGTTTATACAACTGATAAATCTGGTTTAGCAGCAAATAGAACAAAAACTAAAAATCCTGCTGATCACATAATTTTGCCAGAAACTATTTCTAAAGAACCACTAGGACCAGTTGTTCGTGGAAATGATGAAAATTGGGCAAACATTGTAAGATGGACTTTAAACGTAATGATAGAGGCAGAGGAGTACGGAATTACTCAGGCTAATATCGACTCTCTAAAAACGACAGAGGATCCAGCAATTAAACGATTGTTAGGTCTTGAAGGTGAAACTGGAAAAAATCTTAGTTTAGGAAATACTTGGAGTTATAATATCATCAAACAAGTTGGAAATTATGGTGAAAGTTATGAAGCCAATGTTGGACCAAAAACACCTGTGGGTTTAGCTAGAGGCCTGAACGCTTCTTGGAGAAAAGGTGGAATCTTATACGCTCCTCCTGTAAGATAA
- a CDS encoding GIY-YIG nuclease family protein codes for MKENFFVYLILNIKNRKTMSYVGWTNNLRKRLQLHNSGKGAKFTRGRKWILIYKKKLKSKKSAMQFEYNLKKNRKIRKQLIEKFISTTIDC; via the coding sequence GTGAAAGAGAATTTTTTTGTTTATTTAATTTTAAATATAAAAAATCGTAAAACTATGAGTTACGTAGGTTGGACAAATAATTTAAGAAAAAGACTTCAACTTCATAATTCTGGTAAAGGCGCTAAATTTACGAGGGGAAGAAAATGGATTTTAATTTATAAAAAAAAATTAAAATCAAAAAAGAGCGCTATGCAATTTGAATATAATTTAAAAAAAAATAGAAAAATTAGAAAACAATTGATTGAAAAGTTTATTAGCACAACTATAGATTGTTAA
- a CDS encoding glycerol-3-phosphate dehydrogenase gives MANILILGAGSMSTAFAFPCSDNNHQVSIVGTHLEDNFIDIFKSNKFVHPVLKSKIPKNVKLYKFQSFSILLKKADLIVLGISSQGFKWACDQLTKIKKNQQILILTKGLGIDKNKYEVYPEVIKNFLLKKKIKNIKISVAAGPCLAAELSKRVFTNVVFANRDISVVKNLSKMISTSYYKIKCSSDLIGVAACGGVKNIYSMIVGTSMGMNLKNIKDNKNLNTAAALFNQSIKEMRYFIKKIGGQESTVMDLAGIGDLYVSCTGGRNSKMGKFIGMGLTYRNAKKNKMPNETVEGADLIFDIGKKIINDFTSKELPLISSFIKALIHNTKFKIEKKFFL, from the coding sequence ATGGCAAATATTTTAATTTTAGGAGCAGGTTCAATGAGTACTGCTTTTGCCTTTCCTTGTAGTGATAATAATCATCAGGTTTCAATTGTAGGTACTCATTTAGAGGATAATTTTATTGATATTTTTAAATCTAACAAATTCGTTCATCCAGTATTAAAATCTAAAATACCAAAAAATGTAAAACTTTATAAATTTCAAAGCTTTAGCATTTTGCTTAAGAAGGCAGATTTAATAGTTCTTGGAATAAGTTCTCAAGGATTCAAATGGGCATGTGATCAACTCACAAAAATTAAAAAAAATCAGCAAATTTTAATTTTAACTAAAGGATTAGGAATCGATAAAAATAAATATGAGGTGTATCCGGAAGTAATTAAAAATTTTTTATTAAAAAAAAAAATTAAAAATATAAAAATTTCAGTTGCAGCAGGACCATGTTTAGCCGCTGAATTATCAAAAAGAGTTTTTACAAATGTTGTCTTTGCAAATAGAGATATTTCAGTAGTTAAAAATTTATCAAAAATGATAAGTACTTCTTACTATAAAATTAAATGTTCAAGTGATTTAATTGGTGTTGCTGCTTGTGGTGGAGTTAAAAACATTTACTCAATGATAGTTGGAACATCTATGGGTATGAATTTAAAAAATATAAAGGATAATAAAAATCTAAATACTGCTGCAGCATTATTTAATCAATCCATAAAAGAGATGCGTTATTTTATAAAAAAAATAGGAGGTCAAGAGTCTACTGTAATGGATTTAGCTGGTATTGGTGATTTATATGTAAGCTGCACTGGTGGAAGAAATTCAAAAATGGGTAAATTTATTGGGATGGGATTAACTTATAGAAATGCAAAAAAAAATAAAATGCCAAATGAAACAGTTGAAGGCGCAGATTTAATTTTTGATATTGGAAAAAAAATTATTAATGATTTTACCAGTAAAGAACTTCCTCTAATAAGCTCTTTTATAAAAGCTTTAATTCACAATACTAAATTTAAAATTGAAAAAAAATTTTTCTTATAG